From a single Flavobacteriales bacterium genomic region:
- a CDS encoding DUF4293 domain-containing protein, with amino-acid sequence MIQRKQSLFLLLAALLAFATWLFPISSYKRNDGTYQLKTLGLYAEDGVEVADVGLRIPFAAILTVIGAGLLFCIFLYKNRTRQMRFVRAAFLLTLAVTAFMFITDNSVQAYLMVDHVLVSTYGLSFYMPLAILVLCVLAERSIKADDALVRSADRLR; translated from the coding sequence ATGATACAACGCAAGCAATCCTTGTTTCTTTTACTAGCGGCATTATTGGCCTTTGCCACATGGCTATTTCCAATATCATCATACAAGCGCAATGATGGAACGTACCAATTAAAGACTCTCGGGCTCTACGCAGAAGATGGGGTAGAGGTGGCGGATGTCGGTCTCAGGATCCCATTCGCGGCAATATTGACCGTTATCGGCGCTGGGTTGCTGTTCTGTATTTTCCTGTACAAGAACAGAACGCGTCAAATGCGTTTCGTACGGGCCGCATTCCTATTGACCCTCGCGGTAACAGCATTCATGTTCATCACGGACAATTCCGTACAGGCTTATCTCATGGTGGATCATGTGCTGGTGAGCACGTACGGTCTATCCTTCTACATGCCGCTCGCTATACTGGTATTGTGCGTTTTGGCAGAGCGCTCCATAAAAGCCGATGATGCGCTGGTGCGAAGTGCAGATCGTTTGCGGTAG
- a CDS encoding M28 family peptidase: MFKGILLYLFLLLCACIPFHTAAQNAPPSVQITNVILDEGSAMITVEYDLIDPTNDLCTVMFSASQNNSETFLADVTTVTGAIGNNIAPASGLSISWNYTGIPSLGSVIVKVVAYDDNTPDIQEMVDQVTEQIIQDRLGYIAIPRNHVADPDGLQAVRDSIWNTFSMPGFQRSSIAVPFGAAQADNVVGRKPGCVNEASTFIVDAHYDAVANVPGADDNATGVVATMSIARILSQYNFKNSLRFLGFSFEEQGLIGSQHYVLNSIPAWEQINGVLNMEMIGFYSDEPNSQEVPQGFNILFPDATTAIEANENRGDFLTVVGNVASQALINSYLTASSTYVSALRTIALAAPGNSEIVPDLRRSDHAVFWDSGRQALMLTDGSNFRNPNYHTVNDAIATIDIPFLTNCTKATLAAAALLAEPINAGMDTASLPGFTRLPERYEPSPLNAVVAPNPAHDMITVQLPDHNGKQIFAELVGLSGKTVYRNTFQSTIGNGIFTFSVEDLPTGSYLLKLSIGTRTTTLKVEVN, translated from the coding sequence ATGTTCAAGGGGATACTGCTCTACCTTTTCTTGTTGCTGTGCGCATGTATTCCTTTTCATACTGCTGCGCAGAACGCCCCGCCTAGCGTACAAATAACGAATGTGATTTTGGATGAAGGATCAGCAATGATCACGGTGGAATATGATCTGATCGACCCTACCAACGACCTGTGTACCGTTATGTTCTCAGCATCACAGAATAATAGTGAAACATTTCTAGCGGACGTTACAACCGTTACTGGAGCGATCGGGAACAACATTGCACCGGCATCCGGCCTTTCGATCAGTTGGAATTATACTGGAATTCCGTCACTTGGGTCGGTGATCGTCAAGGTGGTGGCTTATGATGACAACACGCCTGATATTCAGGAAATGGTTGATCAGGTCACTGAGCAGATCATACAAGATCGGTTGGGATACATTGCGATCCCGCGCAACCATGTCGCTGATCCGGACGGACTGCAAGCCGTACGTGATTCGATCTGGAACACGTTCAGCATGCCTGGCTTTCAACGATCCTCAATTGCAGTGCCGTTCGGAGCTGCCCAAGCTGACAATGTAGTTGGGCGTAAACCGGGATGCGTGAACGAGGCAAGCACTTTTATAGTGGATGCACATTATGACGCAGTGGCCAACGTTCCAGGCGCAGATGATAACGCTACCGGTGTTGTCGCGACGATGTCCATTGCTCGCATTCTTTCGCAATACAATTTCAAGAACAGTCTGCGGTTCCTAGGCTTTTCATTCGAAGAACAAGGACTGATCGGTTCACAACATTATGTACTGAACAGTATTCCAGCGTGGGAACAGATCAACGGCGTGTTGAATATGGAAATGATCGGCTTTTATAGTGATGAACCGAATAGCCAAGAGGTGCCACAAGGTTTCAACATTCTATTTCCGGATGCCACCACAGCAATTGAAGCCAATGAGAACAGAGGTGATTTCCTGACCGTTGTCGGCAATGTGGCCTCCCAAGCGTTGATCAATAGTTACCTGACTGCGAGCAGCACATACGTATCTGCTTTACGCACCATTGCACTTGCGGCACCGGGCAACAGCGAGATCGTGCCAGACCTTCGCCGCAGCGACCATGCCGTGTTCTGGGATAGCGGAAGACAGGCGCTGATGCTTACGGATGGTTCCAATTTCAGGAATCCCAATTACCATACAGTGAATGACGCAATAGCCACGATCGACATCCCCTTTCTTACCAATTGTACAAAAGCCACACTTGCCGCCGCAGCACTACTTGCAGAACCGATCAATGCGGGTATGGATACTGCCAGCTTGCCCGGCTTTACAAGGTTGCCGGAGCGTTACGAACCAAGTCCATTAAATGCAGTTGTTGCTCCGAACCCTGCGCACGATATGATCACCGTGCAGTTACCAGACCATAATGGTAAACAGATCTTCGCTGAACTTGTTGGCCTGTCCGGTAAAACGGTCTATCGCAACACCTTCCAATCTACGATCGGTAACGGAATTTTTACATTCTCTGTTGAGGATCTACCTACAGGATCCTACTTGCTCAAACTCTCAATTGGCACACGAACGACCACCCTGAAAGTGGAAGTGAATTGA
- a CDS encoding enoyl-CoA hydratase/isomerase family protein, with the protein MSDGHVHSTVEEGIATISFHHPKSNSLPGHILRSIASAIETAGNDTNVRVIILQSEGEKAFCAGASFDELLAIDDIAAGTVFFSGFAAVINAIRKAPVFVIGRIHSHIVGGGVGLACAVDIAYAHENASARLSELAIGIGPFVVGPAVERKTGNGVFGLLSATPATRRSAAWCVQNGIYAELFPTMDALNSKIEEHTKELSTYSPEAMAELKKIMWRGTEDWDTLLADRAATSGRLVLSDFTRNAIAKFKNK; encoded by the coding sequence ATGAGTGACGGCCACGTACATAGCACAGTTGAAGAAGGTATTGCAACCATTTCATTCCACCATCCCAAAAGCAACAGCCTACCTGGGCATATTCTCAGAAGCATTGCAAGCGCTATTGAAACAGCGGGCAATGACACGAATGTGCGCGTTATCATTCTCCAAAGCGAAGGCGAAAAAGCCTTTTGCGCTGGTGCAAGTTTCGATGAATTGTTGGCCATTGATGACATTGCAGCAGGCACTGTTTTTTTCAGTGGCTTTGCCGCAGTGATCAACGCAATACGCAAGGCTCCGGTATTTGTAATTGGACGTATCCACAGCCATATCGTTGGTGGTGGTGTGGGCTTGGCTTGTGCTGTGGACATTGCCTATGCTCATGAAAACGCATCCGCCAGGCTCAGTGAATTAGCGATCGGAATTGGTCCGTTCGTAGTGGGGCCAGCAGTTGAACGCAAGACCGGCAACGGGGTTTTCGGGCTATTATCGGCTACCCCTGCAACGCGGCGTAGTGCTGCGTGGTGCGTGCAGAACGGGATCTACGCGGAACTATTCCCGACCATGGACGCGCTCAACAGCAAAATTGAAGAGCACACGAAAGAATTGTCCACCTATAGTCCTGAGGCAATGGCGGAATTGAAAAAGATCATGTGGCGTGGTACCGAGGATTGGGATACCTTACTCGCTGATCGGGCCGCAACCAGTGGCCGGTTGGTACTGAGCGATTTCACACGGAACGCCATCGCGAAATTCAAAAACAAATAG
- a CDS encoding fatty acid desaturase, giving the protein MLSVPVNTDPTYVEPTSYSALDRFFLKLIRDKRDLPFVYLLLRVTVTLIPMAVLLYMPFVPTWLWWVIALTYLFINNITYKGPFGLMLHCTTHRPFFKKEYGFLNQYLPWVLAPFFGQSPETYRAHHVGMHHVENNLELDESSTMPYQRDSGMDFLRYYLRFLFTGMWTLVAYLIGRKRNKLAMQAARGEFLFFVFCGLLCLVNWPATVVAFILPFIAFRLVAMAGNWTQHTFICPDEPGNDFKNSITCINVKFNHKCWNDGYHISHHIDPTMHWTEHPNYFHTHLNDFAKNRAVVFSGLNYGHVFLLLIRDRYDILAKHFVNVGNVHSSEEEVMAFLRSRVQPIPFTGQRIVKPIPA; this is encoded by the coding sequence ATGCTTTCAGTACCAGTTAACACGGACCCCACATACGTAGAACCCACCAGCTATTCAGCATTGGACCGGTTCTTCTTGAAGTTGATCCGGGATAAGCGTGATCTTCCATTCGTCTATCTGCTCCTTCGCGTTACCGTAACATTGATACCAATGGCGGTGCTTCTGTACATGCCATTCGTACCCACGTGGTTATGGTGGGTCATTGCTTTGACCTATCTGTTCATAAACAACATCACGTATAAAGGTCCATTCGGGTTGATGTTGCATTGTACCACCCATCGTCCGTTCTTCAAGAAGGAATACGGTTTCCTCAATCAATACCTACCCTGGGTCCTAGCGCCTTTCTTCGGACAATCTCCGGAAACGTATCGCGCACACCATGTAGGAATGCACCATGTAGAGAATAACCTGGAGTTGGACGAAAGTAGCACGATGCCCTATCAGCGGGACTCGGGTATGGATTTCCTACGGTACTACCTGCGTTTTCTATTCACTGGCATGTGGACGCTCGTGGCGTATCTGATCGGTCGTAAAAGGAATAAATTGGCGATGCAAGCAGCACGTGGTGAATTCCTGTTCTTCGTTTTCTGTGGATTGTTGTGCTTGGTCAATTGGCCGGCAACCGTTGTCGCATTCATCCTACCGTTCATCGCATTCAGATTAGTGGCCATGGCAGGCAATTGGACGCAGCACACCTTTATTTGTCCGGATGAACCTGGGAACGACTTCAAGAACAGCATCACCTGCATCAATGTAAAGTTCAATCATAAATGTTGGAATGACGGTTACCACATCAGCCATCACATCGACCCAACGATGCACTGGACCGAACACCCCAATTATTTCCACACGCACTTGAATGACTTTGCGAAGAACCGAGCTGTAGTATTCTCTGGATTGAATTATGGGCATGTCTTCCTGCTGTTGATCAGGGACCGTTATGATATTCTTGCCAAACACTTCGTGAACGTGGGCAACGTCCATTCTTCCGAAGAAGAAGTCATGGCATTCCTTAGGAGCCGAGTACAACCAATTCCGTTCACCGGACAGAGGATCGTAAAACCCATTCCTGCATGA
- a CDS encoding T9SS type A sorting domain-containing protein, which produces MLQFNGENGMGTIELLDLTGRIVMQETRNLSQGGTYRFDLPATVTSGTYVFRVVTENDRVAKRVVVQ; this is translated from the coding sequence GTGTTGCAGTTCAATGGAGAGAATGGTATGGGAACGATCGAGCTACTGGATCTGACCGGTCGTATTGTAATGCAAGAGACCCGCAATTTGTCACAAGGCGGTACCTATCGTTTCGATCTACCAGCAACAGTGACCTCTGGAACCTATGTGTTCCGGGTTGTTACTGAAAATGATCGCGTAGCGAAGCGTGTAGTGGTGCAATAA
- a CDS encoding lipase family protein, with amino-acid sequence MIKNILSAFFSILLVNNAGLFGQLQPGFQPDEARDMIMLCNTHTFIDLYGSDEKMIPGGYTRIYSSVATPLDTKFEVFRKGNVGVIEFRGSTASMMSWMVNVHSSMIPAEGRMVINGNRFDYEFAEDTSAAVHAGFALVIGTIAEEVLGQLKELHKLGVSNVIITGHSQGGALAHLMRAYLEHLPRRKLPTHMEFKTYSFAAPMVGDRAFATEYEREYCTRLSSFSIIEPEDPVPDMPIAYSEGNAFSMQNILAMMTGGQSIKNNAKNALLNLFSGGMEKITGAADVSIAKRVEGAVGEVVMPDYRKEWNYYPMATKIELDVFEYPKVLVEPKPGNETVEDGSSTPSKPEYKKEPSFFHHKPYNYYVGVLKRYFPDAYEALEVKVLPENL; translated from the coding sequence ATGATCAAGAACATCCTGTCCGCGTTTTTTTCGATCCTCTTAGTGAACAATGCGGGGCTGTTCGGCCAATTACAGCCCGGTTTTCAACCGGATGAAGCGCGCGATATGATCATGTTGTGCAACACGCACACCTTCATTGATCTATATGGTTCGGATGAGAAGATGATACCCGGCGGGTACACACGGATCTATTCAAGTGTGGCTACACCATTGGACACGAAGTTCGAGGTATTCAGGAAGGGAAATGTTGGCGTGATCGAGTTCCGTGGATCAACCGCGAGTATGATGAGCTGGATGGTGAACGTTCACTCCAGCATGATCCCAGCGGAAGGCCGCATGGTGATAAATGGGAACAGATTTGATTACGAGTTTGCGGAGGATACCAGCGCTGCGGTACATGCAGGCTTTGCACTTGTGATCGGCACAATAGCGGAGGAGGTTCTCGGTCAGTTGAAGGAACTGCACAAGCTAGGTGTAAGTAATGTGATCATTACCGGTCACAGTCAGGGCGGTGCTTTAGCTCATTTAATGCGTGCCTATTTGGAGCATCTGCCACGGCGTAAACTTCCGACCCACATGGAATTCAAGACGTATTCATTCGCTGCGCCCATGGTCGGTGATAGGGCGTTCGCCACTGAGTACGAACGAGAGTATTGCACAAGGCTATCCAGCTTCAGCATCATCGAACCGGAAGATCCTGTACCGGATATGCCGATCGCCTACAGCGAGGGCAACGCCTTCTCGATGCAGAACATTTTGGCCATGATGACCGGTGGCCAAAGCATTAAGAACAATGCAAAGAACGCATTACTGAATCTGTTCAGTGGTGGAATGGAAAAGATCACCGGAGCTGCGGATGTATCTATAGCAAAACGTGTGGAAGGAGCAGTTGGCGAAGTGGTGATGCCGGATTATCGCAAGGAATGGAACTATTATCCGATGGCCACGAAGATCGAACTGGATGTGTTCGAGTATCCAAAGGTCTTAGTGGAACCAAAGCCGGGAAATGAAACCGTAGAAGACGGATCGTCAACGCCAAGCAAGCCCGAATACAAAAAGGAACCGAGTTTCTTTCACCATAAGCCTTACAATTATTACGTCGGTGTGCTGAAGCGTTATTTCCCCGATGCGTATGAGGCGCTTGAAGTCAAGGTGCTGCCTGAGAATTTGTAG
- a CDS encoding CotH kinase family protein gives MVYSRSSMTDLLRSSFLIGFMFWSGTWVVAQNGYSPCSALPIDSTTCIVVDNTMAPGSGLDPGCAGYEGHDVWYAMVVPEGGTVVVNTADNGDLDDTAVAIWTGTSCAGLSPSGCDDDGGEGYHGNLFIPSLTPGDSVWIQAFGYGTGTGTFQLCVATPQLVELESSELPIVEINTLGQVITNGPKIDALMEITYSGAGNLTYPTDPPNIYSGSIGIEVRGASSAGYLQRPYGFETRDSLGENLNVSLLNMPEENDWVLLSNFNDRSLIKNQLSFRISQEMGQYAPRTHLCEVNVNDRYQGIYVFGEKIKRDAGRVDIAKLTEFDISGDDLTGGYIIGQNLWNSSNSFESNYSPIDHPELDIHFTYEYPDEDLITIEQKTYIAAFVDSLETTLYASDFSDNETGYRKYMDVKSFIDYFLVNEVARNGDGFKKSVFFHKDKNSNGSKLKAGPVWDFDWAWKNIYECDIVSQIDGSGWAHQVNNCPTDNNSCGWYIRLLEDEAFRNELHCTYTNYRTTMLDTAFMFQYIDSIVGRVENAQARHFETWPILGISGPAPDIGPVPTTYADEITAFKAWITLRLDWLDANMPGLCQTVSANAISERDPLTIFPNPSTGRVTIQGSLRGGTIGQLHMYDVTGRSIGSIPIAAGTVSMAHEMPGSGTYYFKLYENSALVQTGKLVVL, from the coding sequence ATGGTATACTCCCGCTCAAGTATGACGGACCTTTTGCGTTCGTCATTTCTTATTGGTTTTATGTTCTGGTCTGGAACATGGGTGGTAGCACAGAATGGCTATTCACCGTGTTCGGCGTTGCCCATTGATTCGACCACGTGCATAGTTGTGGACAACACAATGGCACCTGGTAGCGGGTTGGATCCTGGGTGTGCGGGTTATGAAGGTCATGATGTTTGGTATGCCATGGTCGTTCCGGAAGGTGGGACGGTTGTAGTGAACACTGCGGATAATGGAGATCTGGACGACACTGCGGTTGCAATATGGACCGGGACTTCATGCGCTGGTCTAAGTCCTAGCGGGTGTGATGATGATGGTGGTGAAGGATATCATGGAAATTTGTTCATACCATCATTGACCCCAGGGGATTCAGTTTGGATCCAGGCTTTTGGGTATGGCACAGGAACCGGTACATTCCAGCTGTGCGTGGCTACTCCCCAGCTTGTAGAGCTTGAGAGTTCTGAGTTACCCATCGTGGAGATCAACACATTGGGGCAGGTCATAACGAATGGGCCCAAGATCGATGCGTTGATGGAGATCACATACAGTGGCGCTGGAAACCTCACATATCCCACTGACCCACCTAACATTTACTCCGGTTCCATTGGTATTGAAGTGCGTGGGGCAAGCTCTGCGGGTTACTTACAACGACCCTATGGATTCGAGACCAGGGATTCCTTGGGTGAGAACCTGAACGTCTCTCTATTGAACATGCCGGAGGAAAATGATTGGGTGCTTCTATCGAATTTCAATGATCGATCCCTGATCAAGAACCAATTGAGCTTCCGGATCTCACAGGAAATGGGACAATACGCACCCCGGACCCACTTGTGCGAGGTAAACGTGAATGACCGATATCAAGGGATCTACGTATTCGGCGAAAAGATCAAACGGGATGCTGGGCGCGTTGATATCGCTAAGCTCACGGAATTCGATATTAGTGGGGACGACCTGACGGGTGGCTATATCATAGGTCAGAATCTTTGGAACAGTAGCAACAGTTTCGAGTCGAATTACTCGCCAATTGACCATCCTGAGCTGGATATCCATTTTACCTATGAGTATCCAGATGAGGATCTGATCACCATCGAACAGAAAACGTATATCGCAGCTTTTGTGGACAGTTTGGAGACAACGCTTTATGCATCGGATTTCAGCGACAACGAAACCGGCTATCGGAAGTACATGGATGTTAAGTCGTTCATTGATTATTTTCTGGTGAATGAAGTTGCAAGGAATGGGGATGGCTTCAAGAAGAGCGTATTTTTTCACAAGGACAAAAATTCGAACGGGTCGAAATTAAAGGCTGGCCCTGTCTGGGATTTCGATTGGGCTTGGAAGAACATCTACGAGTGTGATATCGTATCCCAGATCGATGGATCCGGTTGGGCACATCAGGTGAATAATTGCCCAACGGATAATAATTCCTGTGGCTGGTATATCCGTTTATTGGAGGATGAGGCATTCCGGAATGAACTCCATTGCACGTACACCAATTACCGGACAACGATGTTGGATACGGCTTTCATGTTCCAATACATTGATAGCATTGTCGGTCGTGTAGAAAATGCACAAGCGCGTCACTTTGAAACATGGCCTATCTTAGGCATTAGCGGTCCAGCACCGGATATTGGCCCTGTGCCAACAACTTACGCGGATGAGATCACGGCATTCAAAGCATGGATCACCTTAAGACTCGATTGGTTGGATGCGAACATGCCGGGACTTTGCCAAACGGTGAGCGCGAATGCTATTTCGGAGCGTGATCCACTAACGATCTTTCCGAATCCGAGTACCGGAAGGGTCACCATAC